DNA sequence from the Planctomicrobium piriforme genome:
GGCTTCGACCATGTCGGCATCGTCTACAACTTCCATCATGGGCACGGCCACATCGACGACTTCGCCGAATTCTTCACCCAGATGCAGCCCTATCTGCTCTGTCTGAATATCAACGGCATGAACGCCAGCGGCACCCCCAAGATCCTGGGAATCGGCAAGGGAGAACACGAACTCAAGATGCTGCAGACCGTCGCCGCCAGCGGCTACCAGGGTCCAATCGGCATCCTCAATCACCGAGTTGAACTCGACGCCAAAGAAGGCCTGCTGGAAAACCTCAACGGCCTCAACACGCTGCGGCCGCAGTTGGCACACGCAAACAGTCCTGCAACCTCATCGACGCCTGCTCCGGTTCCGTTATCTCCAGAGCAAAAAAATCAGGTCGACGCGATTGCCCAAACCGCTCCCGAAAAAGGCGATGTCGTCCGCGGCTCAAAAATCTTCTCCAGCGCCAAATCCGCCTGCCTGCAGTGCCATAAGGTCGGCGAAAAAGGAGGCTCGGTCGGTCCCGAGCTCACTAAAATCGGATCGCAGCGTGAGATTCGCCAACTGGTCGAATCGGTCCTCTGGCCCAAACGGGAAGTCAAACCGGAGTTCATCTCGTGGTCGGTCGCGACTGCCAAGGGGGAAGTTCTCACCGGCTACAAGCTGAACGTTGTGTCAAACGAGTTCGACCTGCTCAACCCGGCCACCGGCATCACGCGGCATCTGACGCCTGACGACATCGACGATCAGGCACAAATCGGCACGCTGATGCCTGAAGGTCTCACCGCCGCCATGACCGAAACAGACCGGCTCGACCTCGCGCGGTTTCTCTCGGAACTCGGCCGCACTCCCGAGGCCGATCTCGCAGCCGCAGGCATGAAGTTGCCGGTCCACGCTCATGACGCCGCCACGTTCCCACTCCTCACACCGCCGCTGCATCCCGAAGACCATCTACAGGCAACTCTGCCGGTCAATCACGAACGCATGTTCGACTTCTACGCCAAGGAAGCCGATTACTTCCGCGCACAACCGCAAACGCCCCCCTTACTGATGGCCTATCCCGGTCTCGATGGCGGCGGCCTCGGACACTGGGGCCGACAGACTGAAGCCGACTGGAAAGACGACCGCTGGAATCACAGCGACCTTGGCTCATTCCAGGCTGGCGTCTTCCACAACAAAGAGCAAACCGTCCCCCGCGCGCTCTGCGTCCGCCTCGGCGATCAAAAGCAACTCTCCGCCTGCTTCAATCCCGATACCCTCACCTATGACGCAGTCTGGAAAGACGGCTTCGTCAAATACTCGGATGTCCGTCACGGCTTTCTCGGCGGCTTCTCACTGGACGGCACTCCGCTCCCACTCCCCAAACAATCGCCGCAGCCTTCTGGCAAGTACCAGGGCTTGTATCGCTCAGGCAATCGCATCGTCTTCGCCTACCAGATCGACGGCGTCGATTATCTCGACGCCCCCTGGGTCAACGCGAACGGCGGCTTCAGCCGCGAAGTGGCGCCGGTCGAAAAGCATTCCCTGGGCTACGTCGTCAAAGGCGGTCCCACTCAATGGCCGCAGAAGCTGACCACCAACATTCAATACGGCCAGCAGCAACCCTATGCCATCGACACCTTCGAAGTCCCCTTCGACAATCCGTGGAAGTCACTGATGTATTTTGGAGGATTTGATTTCCTCCCCGACGGCAGCGCCCTGCTCTGCACCATGCAGGGAGACGTCTGGCACGTCACCGGACTCGACGCCCAACCCGACTCGGAAACCAAAGCGGTCTGGAAACGCTTTGCTTCCGGTTTCCACCAGGCGCAAGGACTTGTTGTCGCTGACGGCATTCCTTACGTCCTCGGCCGCGACATGATCACCCGACTGCACGATCGCAATGCCGACGGCGAAGCCGACTTCTACGAATGCTTCAGTAAAGCCTACGTCACCTCTCCCGCCGGCCACGACTTCATCTGCGGGCTCGAACGCGATCCTCAAGGAAACTTCTACATCGCATCCGGCAATCAGGGGGTGGTCAAGATTTCCCCCGATGGAAAAACGGCCCACGTCATCGCCACCGGCTTCCGCAATCCCGACGGCCTCGGCATTCTGCCGGACGGCACCCTGACAGTCCCTTGCTCGGAAGGAAACTGGACCCCCGCAACGATGGTCTGCAGCGTCCCTCAAAATCTGCCGGCCAGCAGTGAAGTTCCACACTACGGCTACGGCGGTCCAAAAAACGGCAAACCTCCCGCGTTGCCGCTGTTCTACATGCCCCGCGGCCTCGACAACTCGGCCGGCGGTCAGGTGTGGATCAACAGCAACAACTGGGGACCGCTCCAGCAGCACCTGCTGCACTTCTCCTTCGGGACTGGAACCTACTTCCTCGTGCTGGAAGACGAAGTCAACGGCCAAAAACAGGCGGCCGTCGTCACGTTACCTGGCGACTTCCGCTCAGGAGCACATCGCGGTCGAGTGCGTCCCCAGGATGGACAGCTCTTTGTCCTCGGCATGAATGGCTGGACCTGTTTCACTCCTGACGAGGGCTCTCTGCAACGCGTCCGTTACACCGGCGAACCCCTCCAGATTCCCACCGGATATCATGTTCACGAGAACGGCGTCGCCGTCACCTTTGCACTGCCGCTCGATCCCAGCGTCGCTACGAACCCGCGCAGTCATTTCATTCAGGCGTGGAACTACCGCTATGGCCCCGCCTATGGCTCGCCGGAGTTCTCAGCCGCCCATCCCGGCATTCGCGGGCATGATCCAGTTGAAATCAAATCGGCGACGATCCTCTCCGACGGCCGGACGCTGTTTCTTGAACTCCCGGACCTGCAACCGGTGAACCAGCTCTATCTGCGACTGGCCGTCGATAACTCCGATCGCAAGCACGACCTCTTCGCCACCGTGCATGCACTCGATCGTCCCTACACGCAAGTTCCCGGCTATCAGCCCGTCGCCAAAACCATTGCGCAGCATCCGCTCCTCACCGACCTGGCAATGGCCGCGAATCGAATTCCAAATCCATGGAAGAACGAAATCAAAAATGCCCGATCTCTGAATGTCGAAACAGGTAAGAATCTCACCTACGCCACGACCACGCTGCGAGCCAAAGCCGGTGAACCCGTGCGACTCACGCTGAGCAATCCAGATGTCGTCCCACACAACTGGGCACTTGTGCGACCGGGAACGCTGCAAACCGTCGGCGAGTTGTCTAACAAGCTCATCGGCGATCCCGACGCCTACGCCCGGCACTACGTTCCACAGTCGGAAGACGTCCTCGCCTATACCGACATCGTCGAACCCGGCGACAAGTTCACGATTTTCTTCAAAGCCCCCGAAAAGCCCGGCAAGTACCCGTACCTGTGCACCTTCCCCGGCCACTGGATGGTCATGAACGGCGTTTTAATCGTCGAATAAGATTGCCCTTCATTCCTTAACCTTCAACCATAAACCCTCAACCTTCAACCCACCCCCCATGCTCCCAGGCATTAAACTCTTCGATCTCACCGGCCAATCCGCCATCATCACCGGCGGTTCCAAAGGGCTCGGACAGGCGATGGCGGCCGGCCTTGCCTCGGCCGGCGCGAATGTTCTGCTCGTCAGCCGTCATCTCGACGAAGCCCAAGCCGCCGCACAAGAACTCGCGGCCGAGTACAACATCAAGGCCGTCGGCTGCGCAGCCGACGTCACCAGCCCTGAGCAAGTCGAGGCGATGGTCGACCTCGCGCTCTCGGCCTTTGGCAAGATCGACATTCTCATCAACAATGCCGGCATTAATATCCGCGGCCCCATCGACGAACTGACTCTCGACCAGTTTCAACAGGTCAATCGCATCAACGTGGAAGGCCCCTGGATCTGTGCCCGTGCGGTCGTTCCGCACATGAAAGCCGCCGGCAGCGGACGCATTATCAACCTCGCCAGCACGCTGGGCGTCGTCGGCCTCGCCAATCGAACCCCCTATACCAGCAGCAAAGGGGCCGTCGTCCAGATGACCAGAGCCCTCGCCCTCGAACTGGCTCCGTTCGGCATCACCTGCAACGCCATCTGCCCCGGCCCGTTCCTCACAGACATGAACGTCCCCATCGCCGATACGGACGAGGCGAAAAAGTTCATCATCGGCGCGGTCGCCCTCAACCGCTGGGGCAAGATGGAAGAAATCCAGGGCGCCGCCATCTACCTGGCCAGCCCCGCCAGCAGCTTCGTCACCGGCAGCCTGCTCATGGTCGACGGCGGCTGGACCGCGCGGTAGGAGGAAAACGTTGAGCGATGAGAGTTGAGCGTTGAGTGAATTCAATTTCCCTCACCCCTGACCTCCGGCCCCTGACCCCTTCTGCCGGAGATACACTTTCGCCGAATCGGCCATCGTGACGAGCGCTGCGCCCATCATGATGACGTCCTTGACGACGAGCCTGCCGGGTCCGCTCAGGTAGGGGAAACCGTCCTGGGCATCGCCCATCGCAGGAACCCAGCATTCAGGCGTGGTGATCAAAAACGACAGCGTGACGAACGACATCACAAAGACCAGGAAACTGCCGACCGACGCAACTTGTGGAAGCCAGGGATGCAGGCAGAGCAACAGACCGTACAGGACGATGACTGATCCCAGGCCGTAGGCGAATTCGTAGGTGCCGTTCGCTGCATGCCAGGCTCGATTCTCCGAATTCAACACCCCTTCAGGATTCTTGTGAGCCTTGTAGTTCTGGCCGTCGGCGTAAAAGAAACTCATGAATGGACTGTTCGCGACGAACGGCACAATTCCATCCGCCTCGTATGGAAACGCCTTCAGTCCTCCAATCCACAGCAGCACGATGATCAGCCCGATCCGTGTGACAACCACGCCCGCTTTGTCCATCCGTGACGCCAGTTCAAACAGTTTCAGCATGCTCATTTTTCATCCTCCACGAGAGCCAGCAGCGTCAGAGTGAACCGGAGCATCCGGTTCACTTGCTGCCTTGACTCAAGTATCGGACGTGAGCACGGAACCTCGAATGGGCGCATGGCCTGAAGACATGGACAAATTGCTCCCGCCCCGAATCTCTGTCTCAAACTCGCGAAAAAACGTCGGCGAATATCCGGTGGATTTCTTGAAGAGACGGCTGAAATACAGTTCGTCGTGAAAACCCAGTTCCCGCGAAATCTCTTTCACAGGCTTCAGTGTATGGAGCAGTTGCCACTTGGCGTGGATCAGAATGCGGCTGCGAATGAGTTCCGTCGGCGTCGTGCCGTGATGCTCCCGCACGATTCTGCCAAGCGTCTTCGCGGTGATGTGCAGCCGCCGGGCATATTCGGCCGGTGAATGCAGGAGATGGTAGTTCTGTTCGATCATGTCGCTCAGTTCGATCAGAACCGGATGCCGCACATTTGCGCCTCGCCGGCATGCGGCCGCACGAGCATTCTTGAGCCGGGCGGCAAGGACCAGCAGAACCTTGAGGTGTGCCAGCATGACCTCACTGTAAGCCAGCTCGCGCTCGTCAAATTCCTGCCGGATCCGTTCGATCAGATTCAGCACCTCGGATTTCACGCGCCCTGACAGTGCGACCACGGGAATCCCGTACGGATCGTTGAACAGGGCGCCGCTGCATCCGACCTCAGCGTGAAACGTCTCCACGCACAGAAAATTGGCGTGAAACTGAACCACTACTCCGTGGGTGACCGCGTCAGGTGCGAACCGGATGTGCTGGTAGGGTACTAAAAATAACAGCTCGTCAGGTCCGAAACTGAAACTGGAAGCGTCCGCCCAAAATGTCCCGGAACCGGACTCGATCAGATAAACGGAAAAGCAATTCGTTCGGACCGGCTCAAAGGGCTTGCGCTGTAGAGTCAGACGCTCGATGCGAATCGCCTCGCCCCCATTCCTCGGGTCGAACAGCCCCCCGACCACACTTCTCCCCCCCATGCTCTTCCCTCACCCCTCAAGCCTCCTTCGCCGCCCCAATCAACACCTCGCTCGCGTTCGGGCCGATGACGATTTCTTTGCGGATGCTTGCTTCGCTGGGAAAGGCGATCAACTCGAGCGCCCAGATCAGGGAAATCAGCTTGCCGGAGAAGCTATAAGGGCCCCACGGCAGCTTCATCGTCACCTGTTCCCGTCCGGAACTCTTCGCGGTTTCGATCCGCACCGTCTGGACGACCGACAGATCGCGGTCCCCTTTGCCGGATGTGTTCCACACCAGCCGCAGCTCCAGCGAGTCCGGCGGCTGGTCGAATTCCCAAAGCGCCGTCACCACCATCTCGTTGCCGGGATAGTAGGCGTCGTATTCAGTTTCGATCTGCAGATCTGTCATTCGTGGGGCACCACTCGAATCGGGAACGTGGCGGTGACATTCGGCCAGTTGGGGATCTCTCCCTCAAAATGAATCTGCCAGACAATCTTGTTATGCCGGCCATTGAGCGAATGCATCGTGTCGGTGGGGATTTCGACGGTCGCCTGTCCCTGTTCGATCTGGGCTGGCTCAGACGCTTCGACAAACACTTGTTCGTAGAACGTCGACCTGTCGGTATGCGTATCCGTCCCCCGCGTATAGGTCGCTTCTTCCGTCCCCTTCAGGGTGATCTTCAGCATCCGAATCCCCCGCGGCGAGCCCTGAAAATTCCACGACAGATTTGCCGTCCCCCCCAGCGGAATCAACCGCCGGCTGAGCGTCAGCACCGGCACCGGATTGAACAGCGCCAGAAATGTGTGGAACGCGCCAAAGAGAATCAGCAGGCCGATCAGTCCGAACGGAATCAGGATCAGCTCAGGCATCCATTCCCATTTCCCCTGCAGCCAGTCCCTCATCCGCATGGCGATAAACACGCCGACCACGCCGTTCCAGATCACCGCAAAAATCAGCAGCCCGATAAACGACCCCATCCGGCTCGATGACGGGCTCAGCGTCGTCGGCCCCGGCTCCTCTTCGAGATCGTCGTCATCGAAGTCGGTATCGGCCGTCATCAGCACGCTGCTGTGCCGCTGCGCCTCACGATCCGCAGCCGAACGCCCTGCCAGATCGAATTCCTCAGGCGACTGCAGCGCCGCCGGCTTGCTCCGCCGCGACATCAGGATACCGATATAACCGCCGATGCCGACGAGCAGAAACGGCACCGAGAACAGCCCCCACAACAGGCTCGTATTGAACTGCCGGTTCAGCACCGACTCGTCCGGCTGCTTCGGATCGACATAACACACCGTTTTTTTACCCGGCGGGTGTTGCGCGACAATCGCCTCTTTCGATTTCTTCCCGCTCGTCCTGCCTGTGAAGAACCAGTAACGGTCACCGTCATAATTGCGGTCGTTAAACGTGTACTGGTAGCGGATGTCGACCGTAAACGTGTCGTCGCCAATGACCTCGCTCGACACGATGACGCACGGCGTCTCGACCCAGGTCTGGGCGATGGCCATTTTCAACATCGGTCCCAGCGTGGCAAACCAAAGCAACGTGGCCCCGGCCGCGAAGAACAGCGAACAGAAGACAAACAGAAACAACGACCCGATGCATCCCGCACAACCGAGCGGACCAGTCTTCCGCTTCAGCGAAAGTGCCGGCGAAGCTGTGCCAGAAGAATCATCGACAGGCGTCATAGGCGTGATCTGAGTGTTGTTTCGAATTTCGTGCTTCGAATTTCGATATTTTTCACGTCACGGAGCGGCTTTATCTTGTTCGACCGGCACTAGCGGCTTTGCATCTTTCGTGGTCGCCGCGGACTTTTCGACTCGGCCGAACAAATGCCCCCCCGCCTTGCCATGCTGCCAGGTGCCTGCATAGCGGTCCTCATAAAACAGCACTCTGGCGAAGAACCCGTCACCCAGCAGCGGTATGGTGAGGTTCGTCACCTGCAGCATCGGCGTGTCGCCCGCCCAGTACACCTGCACAGGTACCGGAATCGGCACCTCGACGTTCTTGTAGCTCATCTTCGCCTGCACGATCCACTGCTCGTCCTTGACCTTGCTGGCCGAAAGAATGCCATACATCTCCGACCGCGGCGCGGCTTCCCAGGCCCGATCGCTCGTAAACGAGCCCACCAGATTGGCCCCCGTCAGCAGTTCCGAGAACTTCTTCTCGGCAGCATTCATTTCCACCGCCGGAGCAGCCGGAGCCGGAGCTTCATCCGCCAGCACCGGCAGTGCCGCGAAAGTCACAATGAACAGGCAACACCATTTCGTCATGTCGTCACCTCGTAGGAGAATTGAGTGTTGAGAGCTGAGTGTTGAGTGTGGGGAGAGTCGAGAGCAGCCCTAACGCTCAGCTTCCTTCAATGGCCCAATGACAAATGACAATTGACCAATGACAAATATCTTTTCAGTTGGACCGTTTCTCCCCATCAAACCTCACACTCATCCCTTGGCTAGTTCTTCATCCCATTCATCCAACAGCGGCCAGTCGACGGCACAGGTGCCGAAGTCGGCCATATGTTGATATTTGTCGAGTCGGTCGATCGTCGCCTGCAATTGCTTGTCGTCTTTGCGGAACACCGGGCCGTGGCTCGGCAGCAGCCATTCCACGTTGCTCGCCTTGATCCGCTGCAGCGAACGAATAAAGGCCGGGAGATCGGACCCGTGATGGGCGTCGATGTTCCCCACGCAGCCGTCCCGATAAATGTTGTCACCAGAGAACAACAGGTTGTCCAACCGGAACGACAACTGTGCCGGAGCATGCCCCGGCGTATGCCAGACATCGAGCTTGAGATCGCCGATTTTCAGGACATCCCCTTCATCGATCAGTTGATCGACTTTCACCGGCGGCAGATCGATTGAGATTCCCTGCGCGGAAATTTCCGCATAGGTCATAATCCGCTCCCCTTCTGCCAGCAGCTTGGCGGCGCTGGGATGCCCGACCACGATCGCCTGCGGCATCAGCTCCTTCGCCCGCTTCATTCCCTGGATATGGTCGACGTCCGCATGCGTCGCCACCAGGTACTTGCACTGAGACAGGGGAAAATCCATCTGGCGAATCATCGCCACAATGTCTTCCAGCGTATCTTCGTAACCAATATCAATCAGCGCCCATTCGCTGTTGTCATAAACCAGATAGACGCAGCAGCCCAGACGACGACGGGCCTGCAGGTTCATCTCGATGACGTGAGGAAAAATGTCACGTCGGGTTTTCATCGTTCATTCCTTCTGCTGTGCTGGCTGAGGACCTCCGCGCGGGACAGCGGACGCCGTTGGCTTGCGTTGACCTGTTTTCAGCCGATTCTAAAGGAAAAGACGCAGAAGTGGGTAGTGGGCGGACAAGCACCGCAAATTCAGCAACATTCATTGCAGTGGAAACAGACTCTCGGGATGATGCCCCGACAGTCCGGAAATGGAAACAAAGAGGCCCTCATGCGTCGAAAACTGTTGATCGCGGCCGCCGTGCTGCTGGTTCTGCTCGTGGCATTTCTGATTTCCGTGGCTCTACAGCCCAATGAGTTCGTCGTCACCCGTTCGATGACCATGGCCGCTCCCCCTGCGACCGTCTTCCCCTACGTCAACGACTTTCACAAATGGGAACAATGGTCCCCCTGGGCGAAGCTCGATCCAAATGCCAAAAACTCCTTCGAAGGCCCCTCCGAGGGCAAGGATTCGAAATTCAGTTGGGATGGCAACGACGAAGTCGGCGCCGGCAGCATGACGATTACAGACAGCGACCCCGACAAGCTGGTCAAAATGGATCTCGTTTTCCTGCGTCCTTTCCCCTGCAAAAATGTGGCTGAATTCACCCTGGAGCCGGATGCCGCAGGCACCAAGGTCACCTGGATCATGTCAGGCCAGAACAATTTCATGGGGAAGCTGGTCGGCATGCTCATGGATATGGACGCCCTGGTCGGCGACATGTTTGTCACCGGCCTGAACAACATGAAGCGGATCGTCGAGACCCCGCCTGCCGATCCGGCCCCGAAAGCGGCAGTCGAAAATTCACCCCCTTCCGAGGAACCGGCCAATGCCGAACGAAAACCCGAGTGATCCCGTGACCAATCCGACCACTGCCAATCCCAACCCCGCCTGGATGGTTTGGACCGGTCGGGTTCTCAGCGTCCTCCCTGCGCTCATGCTGCTGATGAGCGCAGCCATGAAATTCATGCAGCCGCCCGAGGTCGTCAAAGGCTTCGAACAATTCGGCCTGCCGCTGAACCTCGCCTTTGGCCTGGGAGTTTTGGAAGTCGCCTGCACCTTGCTGTACCTGATCCCACAGACCGCCATCCTCGGAGCCATCCTGCTCACCGGCTACTTGGGAGGCGCCATCTGCACCCACCTGCGAGTCGGCGATTCCTTCATTCCACCGCTCGTGATCGGCGTTGTCATCTGGCTCGGCCTCTTCCTCCGCGACCACCGCCTCCGCGCCCTGATCCCCTTCCGCCGCTTAAAGTGACCGACATTGGGTGGCGAGCAGTTGGTAGTGGTTAGCAGGCAAAGGCTTGCCTCTTCCGCTCTAGACTCTGGACTCCCAGCTCTCGACTTCCCCACCCTCTCAACACTCAACTCTTCCTCCGGCACTGGACACTGGACCCTCGACACTGGTCTACCGACTCATGTCCAACGTCGCCTACTTCACCGATTGGATCAACGCGCTGGGTCCGGCTGCCCAGAACGTGTGGCGCGGGGCGGTCGTTGCGAATGCCGTTGTCCTCTCCGTTCTCGTCGCGCTCATTTTGCGACAAAAAACGACGGGCAATGAGCGCTGGACCCGCCCGGAACTCCTCCTGTCCGCCGCAGGCGTCATCGGAATTCTTCTTGTCCGCATCCCCTGCTATGCCACGATGGGCGGGAGCTTCGACGAAACCCTCTGGCTGGCCGATGCCATCACGCTCCGTGCCGATCCCCGTTTCTGGATCTCGGTCGACGCAACCACTTCAGGCCCGTTGACGATCTACCTGCTGCTCCTGCCGGAACTCTGGGGCGGAGTTCCCAGCTATGGCTTCGCCCGATTGCTGACCGCAGTGATTTGGGGGGCCACCGCCAGCTTCTTTTACGCCGCCTTGAGAAACCTTGTCGATCGCAAACTCGCCGCCCTTGCAGCCGCTTCTCTCTTTGCCGTCCTGGCCGGTTTCAGCGTGATCGACAACGTCTCATGGAACGGCGAACACTTGCCAATCTTTTGCATGATGACGGCAATGTGGCTTCTCAGCCGACAACAGGTTGTCGGCACCATTTCACTCTTGTCCTGCCTGACCGTCGGGCTGCTGCTGGGGGCTGTCCCGTTCGCCAAATTACAGGCTGGCCCCATGGCGATGACGCTGGGACTGTTTTCGCTGTTCCTTGTTCACCGGTGGTCGTCACGCATGGCGTTGTTGCTTGGAGCCCTGACGCCCCTCGCCCTTGTGGCGGGATATCTGATCACATTTCAGGCGGTTGAACAGGCATGGCTGCTCTCGATTTCCACCAACCTCGGTTACGCCAGGTCGTATTCGAGCCGCACGCCCATTCAACGCCTGCTGGGATTACCTGCCGTCCTCTTTGACAGCATGGATACGCGTGTGTTTTTCCTGATTCAGATTCTGACAGGAATTGCAGGCTTGATCGCTCTCAGCGAAGTCGGCTGGAAACAGCTTCCTCAACGCCGCCGCCGACTTGCCTGGCTCGCGTGCAGCATCGCCTGGCTGTCCTCCGTCTGGTACGCCGTGAGTACGACAGGCACCTTTTTCAACCACTACTTTCTCTTCTTTCTGACGCCCCTCTTGCTTTGGAATGCCTTGTCATGGTATGCCGCGTTTGCAGTCATTCAGCAGGGGACGCTTCTGAAAACTCCCTGGAGAGTGCGGCACATCGCGTATGTCACCGTGGCACTCATTACCGCCCCGTTGTTGCCGCTCCTGAAATACGGAAACACTCAGATTCCGAATGATGGCCAACCGCTCCCTCTCGTCTGGCAGTCCCCTCTGAGCGATGCCATCGCGAAGCGCGCATCCCCCGATTCGCTTCTCGCCGTCTGGGGACATCGGCCTGAGCTGTATGTCCAAACCGGCCTCCCGTCCGCCACGCGTTATCCATATCCCTACATCGTGCACGCCCCCTGGTCGAACAATGCCGCACACCAGCGGCTTTATCTTCAAGATCTCGCGTCACATCCAAACGTAATCTTCGTCGAAGCCTTGCAGGGAGAAGGAGCCTCCGCAGGCTGCCCGCCCCTCGCCTCACTGCCGGAACTCCAGACCTACGTCGACCACCATTTTCAACACGTCGACACCATCGACGGTAGCCGTGTCTGGCAGTCGAACCGTCCCTGAAGATGCCTGGCCGACGCAATTGAGAGACCGTCCCATTGGTCGTAACTCTGGACTCGACCGCGGCAACGTGCTAACGTCTTAACATTCTGACAACCTTCAGAATGTGTCCCCAAACTCTCCCCCCTCGCCCTGCCTTTGGAGTCGCGCGATGTCACGACGTCGTGGTTTTACCCTGATCGAACTGCTGGTGGTCATTGCCATCATCGCCATTCTCATCGCCCTGCTGCTCCCCGCCGTGCAACAGGCACGCGAAGCAGCCCGCCGCACTCAGTGCAAAAACAACCTGAAACAGATCGGGCTGGCCATGCACAATTACGAAAGCTCGCTCCGCGTCTTTCCGCCCGCCAGCACGACAATTCCAGGCGATACCAAGGGGGTCTGGGTTTACTCAGCCGGTTCCCCCGGCGTGAACGTCACGCAGCACCTGCACAGCTTTGCCAGCCTGATCCTCCCTTATCTCGATCAGGCCACCATGTCGAACCAGCTCGACTACAACAAGTCGGCACTCGACATCGCCAATCGTCCGATCGCCGAAATGATTCTGCCAGCCTATCGCTGCCCCAGCTACAACGGCAGCGAGTATTCGGCGGAAGCCAAGTACACCGCGATCTCTCCCAAATTCGCTATTCGCAACTACGCCGCCATGGCTTCCACGGTGACGACCCTGATGAGCGAAGCCTATGGCTACAAGCCGGATGGAGCGATCTATCCCGGCAGAAGCACCAAGATTCGCGACATCACCGATGGCACGTCAAATACCATCATGGTTGCGGAATCACGGGAACAGAACGCG
Encoded proteins:
- a CDS encoding DUF6797 domain-containing protein, with protein sequence MKSFSLSTLIWLLALSLTPALHAADNAPPASCFDQDNLVAWCIVPFDASHRTPAQRAAMLQELGLRRCAYDWRAEHVPTFEEEILEYQKHGIEMFAFWAGHDQAYALFEKYNLHPQIWRTAESPAGDTEEAKVAAAAEKIVPLAQKTKQLGCPLGLYNHGGWGGEPRNLVAVCQKLRSQGFDHVGIVYNFHHGHGHIDDFAEFFTQMQPYLLCLNINGMNASGTPKILGIGKGEHELKMLQTVAASGYQGPIGILNHRVELDAKEGLLENLNGLNTLRPQLAHANSPATSSTPAPVPLSPEQKNQVDAIAQTAPEKGDVVRGSKIFSSAKSACLQCHKVGEKGGSVGPELTKIGSQREIRQLVESVLWPKREVKPEFISWSVATAKGEVLTGYKLNVVSNEFDLLNPATGITRHLTPDDIDDQAQIGTLMPEGLTAAMTETDRLDLARFLSELGRTPEADLAAAGMKLPVHAHDAATFPLLTPPLHPEDHLQATLPVNHERMFDFYAKEADYFRAQPQTPPLLMAYPGLDGGGLGHWGRQTEADWKDDRWNHSDLGSFQAGVFHNKEQTVPRALCVRLGDQKQLSACFNPDTLTYDAVWKDGFVKYSDVRHGFLGGFSLDGTPLPLPKQSPQPSGKYQGLYRSGNRIVFAYQIDGVDYLDAPWVNANGGFSREVAPVEKHSLGYVVKGGPTQWPQKLTTNIQYGQQQPYAIDTFEVPFDNPWKSLMYFGGFDFLPDGSALLCTMQGDVWHVTGLDAQPDSETKAVWKRFASGFHQAQGLVVADGIPYVLGRDMITRLHDRNADGEADFYECFSKAYVTSPAGHDFICGLERDPQGNFYIASGNQGVVKISPDGKTAHVIATGFRNPDGLGILPDGTLTVPCSEGNWTPATMVCSVPQNLPASSEVPHYGYGGPKNGKPPALPLFYMPRGLDNSAGGQVWINSNNWGPLQQHLLHFSFGTGTYFLVLEDEVNGQKQAAVVTLPGDFRSGAHRGRVRPQDGQLFVLGMNGWTCFTPDEGSLQRVRYTGEPLQIPTGYHVHENGVAVTFALPLDPSVATNPRSHFIQAWNYRYGPAYGSPEFSAAHPGIRGHDPVEIKSATILSDGRTLFLELPDLQPVNQLYLRLAVDNSDRKHDLFATVHALDRPYTQVPGYQPVAKTIAQHPLLTDLAMAANRIPNPWKNEIKNARSLNVETGKNLTYATTTLRAKAGEPVRLTLSNPDVVPHNWALVRPGTLQTVGELSNKLIGDPDAYARHYVPQSEDVLAYTDIVEPGDKFTIFFKAPEKPGKYPYLCTFPGHWMVMNGVLIVE
- a CDS encoding SDR family NAD(P)-dependent oxidoreductase, with protein sequence MLPGIKLFDLTGQSAIITGGSKGLGQAMAAGLASAGANVLLVSRHLDEAQAAAQELAAEYNIKAVGCAADVTSPEQVEAMVDLALSAFGKIDILINNAGINIRGPIDELTLDQFQQVNRINVEGPWICARAVVPHMKAAGSGRIINLASTLGVVGLANRTPYTSSKGAVVQMTRALALELAPFGITCNAICPGPFLTDMNVPIADTDEAKKFIIGAVALNRWGKMEEIQGAAIYLASPASSFVTGSLLMVDGGWTAR
- a CDS encoding DUF417 family protein — protein: MSMLKLFELASRMDKAGVVVTRIGLIIVLLWIGGLKAFPYEADGIVPFVANSPFMSFFYADGQNYKAHKNPEGVLNSENRAWHAANGTYEFAYGLGSVIVLYGLLLCLHPWLPQVASVGSFLVFVMSFVTLSFLITTPECWVPAMGDAQDGFPYLSGPGRLVVKDVIMMGAALVTMADSAKVYLRQKGSGAGGQG
- a CDS encoding AraC family transcriptional regulator — protein: MVQFHANFLCVETFHAEVGCSGALFNDPYGIPVVALSGRVKSEVLNLIERIRQEFDERELAYSEVMLAHLKVLLVLAARLKNARAAACRRGANVRHPVLIELSDMIEQNYHLLHSPAEYARRLHITAKTLGRIVREHHGTTPTELIRSRILIHAKWQLLHTLKPVKEISRELGFHDELYFSRLFKKSTGYSPTFFREFETEIRGGSNLSMSSGHAPIRGSVLTSDT
- a CDS encoding DUF3592 domain-containing protein yields the protein MTPVDDSSGTASPALSLKRKTGPLGCAGCIGSLFLFVFCSLFFAAGATLLWFATLGPMLKMAIAQTWVETPCVIVSSEVIGDDTFTVDIRYQYTFNDRNYDGDRYWFFTGRTSGKKSKEAIVAQHPPGKKTVCYVDPKQPDESVLNRQFNTSLLWGLFSVPFLLVGIGGYIGILMSRRSKPAALQSPEEFDLAGRSAADREAQRHSSVLMTADTDFDDDDLEEEPGPTTLSPSSSRMGSFIGLLIFAVIWNGVVGVFIAMRMRDWLQGKWEWMPELILIPFGLIGLLILFGAFHTFLALFNPVPVLTLSRRLIPLGGTANLSWNFQGSPRGIRMLKITLKGTEEATYTRGTDTHTDRSTFYEQVFVEASEPAQIEQGQATVEIPTDTMHSLNGRHNKIVWQIHFEGEIPNWPNVTATFPIRVVPHE
- a CDS encoding MBL fold metallo-hydrolase encodes the protein MKTRRDIFPHVIEMNLQARRRLGCCVYLVYDNSEWALIDIGYEDTLEDIVAMIRQMDFPLSQCKYLVATHADVDHIQGMKRAKELMPQAIVVGHPSAAKLLAEGERIMTYAEISAQGISIDLPPVKVDQLIDEGDVLKIGDLKLDVWHTPGHAPAQLSFRLDNLLFSGDNIYRDGCVGNIDAHHGSDLPAFIRSLQRIKASNVEWLLPSHGPVFRKDDKQLQATIDRLDKYQHMADFGTCAVDWPLLDEWDEELAKG